A segment of the Triticum urartu cultivar G1812 chromosome 1, Tu2.1, whole genome shotgun sequence genome:
CTTGATGGTACCATTGGGGGAGGCAGTGCAAGCATCTTCCCTTTTAACCCCGCCTGGGAATGTTCAGAGTCCTTCGGGATCATATCCGGTCCCCGATTCACGGGTGACTCGCACGCCCTCTTCCTGACCCTTTCAGCATCCAGCATCTCCAAATCTTGCTCAGAGTATTCAGCTTCGGCCCCATCATGTTGAGAGCTTGAGCCCCCGCTTCTTCCAGTTTGTCCTCCTCTGCGCCCCCCCCCCTGCGTCCACGGCCACCTCCGGGACCGCTGCCGTTCCTCATGAACCAATTTGCCCTGAGCTTCTTAAAGACAAGAGCCGATGGAGGGTGAATGCATGTACTGTGTTCCTTGTAGAGATGGCCTAGCATGTCGCATACCGCACACCAATCCGGTAGCTTTTCATATTTGACCTTGTAGATTTGCCTCTCGCCTCCCCTGATCATAGATACGGTGTTCTTGAGCGGCTTGTTAACGTTTATCCTGACGCACACACGGTAGAAATTTCCCGTGAAATCGTGCGATTGGGTTTCAGTGAAGAGGACCTCTCCCACCTTGGCTGCCAGGGAAGGAACTAGGTGGGCGTAGAGAAGCGATACATCATGAATCTGGATCCATGTCTCGATTGAGTCCAACCTGACAGTCGATGGCTTCGTCACCCCATCATATTCCTTGAGAATTATTGCATCACCTCGGAAGTGCCACGGTCCCTCGTGCATGACCCTCTCCCAATCCCCTAGACAGGAAAATTGGATAGTGTAGAGGTTCTCCTCCAATGGCTTGAACTTGGCTTCTTGTGCAAGATCCCATGCCGCTCTCATGTTCTTAAAGAACCAAAACTGACTGTAGGGTTTATCGGAATTAACCCTAGCGATAGCAATCCACCTAGCCGCCTCCTGCGGGACATCTTTCTCATCGAAGATCACGTCATCCAATTCGTCCTCCTTCAGCCCTAGCTCCTCCATCAACCTTGCGACGTCGTTGATCCCTTCCGGAAGCGGGGATCCATCTGCCGCCATGTCGAAACCCTAACCCGAGTTTAAAGTTCGGGTCTCTGCACTCGCCCTATGCCCCCGATCCTTCAGAAACAGCCAAGGCCCCCGACCAGGAGACGCCGAGGGGGCCCCCGCGGTCCAGGAGAAGTAGCTGCGGAGGGGTCGCGGGCGGGGAAGATCAAGACTCGACGGCGGCGAGAGTCGCCCCTCGAGAAAGCAAAACCCTAACTAGAGGGAAAAAAGAGATCCACACCTTTCCGTTTTGGAAACAAGGAGCAGGTGGAAGCGTGCTTCGCGCTTTCGAGCCTTCGAGGTTAAGCAACTTGTGCGGGCTTCTCTTCCCAGCTCTGCTCCCGCTCCCGGCCGTCCGGAGTAGTAACAATTTTCAATTTTTCACATACACGAAAATTAAGCTTGAGCTTTGTGCACAAGATTGCAGAAATCGTATTGATGGTGACGCATCATAACAGTAGTTGCCTCTTACCGGACGTGGTGTTTCTTGGGTGAACAGtaataaaatccaaaaaatatATCTGATTTTATTTGGTGCAAACATTGACAAAAGTTCTCGGTGCTCATAAAATTTCATCACGAAATAACATTTGTGAAAGCTGTAGAAAAAAACCATAATTGATGCTCCAAAAGTGTTGTTTTCGAAAACATTTTGGAGTgctgattttgtttttttttacCACGACTTCTACGAATGTCATTTCGTGATGTAATTTTGCAAGCGCTGAGAACTTTTTTCAATGTTTGCACttaaaaaaaatcagaatttttggAAAAAATTTCTATTTTCTTTTAATTTTACTGTTCATCATTTTGCCTCTTACCACATACAGTATGCCTCAAGATGGTGTTTTTTGCTTAACCGAGTGGAAGGAAGAGTAGAGCACATTCCAGAATCAAAGGAGGCCAATAACCGAGACTGACTTTATTTCGCACAGCTCGAAATACGCTTTTCTGTGTTATATAAAGCAGGCCCCAATCACATTGCCTTTGCTCCAAATTTTCAAGGGCGGAAAAGGAGCCAAGACAATGGCAGGCCGGGCTCGCATCCACTATTCTCCAAAAGCTTCTTCTTTTTCCCTTCCCTCTGTATTTTGCATCAGCGTAGCCTACTTTTACCTCCATTATTACTTCGTCCTTCCCTTTTGCTTTCCCGTTTGGACACCACTCGCTCGGCTTCTTCTCTTCTCCTCTCCCCTCCTCCCGGTGCGTTCGTTTGTGATTGGTCGGAATCAATGACCACTCCTACTCCATACCACCTCCTGTCTCCAAGAGCCATCGTCACCAAGATCATCAGCATGAAGCGGCAGGAGCCGGAGCCGCCGCGGCACCGGACCAGCCCCGCGATGTGGTGCGCTGCCATCGTCTGCTTCGCCTTCAGCGTCCTCCTCATCCTCGCCGGCCTGGTGATCCTCACCGTCTACCTGGCGGTGAAGCCGAGGACGCCGTCCTTCGACGTCGCCAATGCCGCCCTCCACAGCATCTATGTCGGCTCGCCTCCTCCCTACTTCAACGGCGACATGACGCTGACGGCCAACATCTCCAACCCCAACCACAAGATCGGCGTCGTGATCCAGTCCGGCGCCATCGAGCTCTTCTTCCGGGGCAGGCTGGTGGCAGCGCAGGCGCTGCCGCCGTTCGCGCAGCGTGTTCACAGTTCTCAACGTCCACATGCTGTCTAGCCAGGTGGCCTTGGAGATGCTGAACCAGATGAAGAGCAACAAGATCCTCTACACCATCAGAGGGACCTTCAAGGTCCGGGAAAGGTTATGGTCTTGGCACTACACCTACCGGATGACTGCCATTTGTGACCTGGAGCTCACCGCGCCTCCCTCTGGATTTCTCGTAGATAGGAGATGCACAACATCAACGTGATTGGTATCTGGATGCTCTTTTGATCTTTTTTTCTTGTATATCAAATTTCAGAGGATGTATAGCAGTACAAACTATTTTGGATGTATTTTTTTATGTAAAGTAAAACCCAAGTAAAGCATTCACAGCAATCTAAAATTATCACACGATTTCCTCTGTTTATGTCTGAAAACCAAACAAACAAGGGCCTGGAAACATCTACTGGTACCATATTTAGGTAGGTTATAATAGCTGAAGAAGAAAATCATTGGACACATTTATCTGTAATAACAGTTAGGGTAACAAAAACAATCTGTGAAAGCGATGCTGCCCCTGGTTTCTAAAACCAATTTCCATCACAACTACTTTTCTCATGACTATACTAGAAACAGAAACAAAACAAATACTCTGCAAAACTCAAGATTGAATGCGTTCCCTTAGTAATTCATTGTACCAGAAATGTAATTATTCATAAGGACCCCTCCAAGATCATATTTATTATAGTCCTTGTCTAAGCACAACTCATTCCAGCTCTCTGTCTTAGCAGACGAGAAGAATATACTACTCTCATAAGAAAATGAGAAGTTATTGAATCTCAACAAACAATCTAAGCTTAAGCTACAATACCCTGCACCCTGTAGTGCTTCCAAGTGCCAGACCAAATAGTAGTTAGCACACTATTCATACATAGGATAGAAGAAACACCTTCGACCTTCCAGCCTGCCTGATTCATGGCATCCTGAGTGATTTTGCTATTCCAGTTAATTTTTCATCTTTCTGTTAGAACTTTGGTATCATCAGTTTTTTTAAGGAAGCTCTTTGGTATCAGCATGTTTGTTCCCACAGTATATGTATTGGCTGTGATTTTGCTATTCGGTTTTCTTTCATCGTTCTGTCAGAGAATTTGTATCAGCTGGTTTGTTCCAAGTATGTGCTGGCTGTACTTTCATGGTCTGTAATTCTGTATGCATCATGGATGGGGAGCTAGCACTTCTTTTGTGGGTGTATCAGGCTTGATATGCTTGCAAAGATTCAGTAAGAGGCTTCCATGTCAAAGAAAGAACTGTCTGATTGATCAAAATATGCCACAAAATGAAGGGCACAGAACATGAATACATAGAAGGTTGATCATGGATGCAGAAGCCGGGAGCTAGAATTAATTTTTTTGTGGGCGCATCAGCTTGATATGTTCGCAAAGATTCAATAGAAGAATTCCATATCACAAAAGGAACTGTCTGATTAATCAGAACTGCACAGAACATGAATAGATCACAGGTAGTATTTAGGAATATGAAACTTTTATTAATCTCAAGTGTTTTACTCTAAACTTTCTGATGAAACAGTACAGCACTCACACACGGACCCATCGAAATCGAGTCCTGAAATTGTTGGTCCATCTAAAACAGGAACAGCACTAGAAAATACTACCAGCCCCTTGGTATCTTCGAGCAACAAGAGCATGAATAATCCATCCAAGAACTAGCTTAATTTTGAAGGGGCGCTTGTGACTTGTGAGAGAGCTCGGTGGGGGATCCTAGAACGCACCTCGCAGGCGCAGGCTTGACCCGGCGGTGGACCGCGGCAGCAGCAGGTCGTTGCAGTCGAAGCCGCAGCCGCAGGTGGGGCTCTCGAGGAAGTTGTCGAGGCCGAAGTCGGCGGAGGCGATGCCGACGGAGAAGCCGAGCTGGTCGCCGCTGCGGGTGACCTCGACGATGTTGAGCCAGAAGAAGAGGACCTTGACGGTGACGCCCTGGAGGTTGGTGAGGCGGTCGACGGAGATGCGGCCGCTGATGTCGGGCTTGTAGCGGAGCGAGTAGGAGCCCTGGATGGAGAACTCGCAGGTGGAGGAGGAGTTGATGTGCGCCGTGAAGTCGCCGGTGGCGTTGTCGAGGGTGTAGGAGACGACCCCCTTGGGGATGATGCCCGGGGGGAAGTCGAAGGCCGCCAGCGCCTCGTAGGCCGTCGGCTTcgcggcggcggggccggcgacggcgagcaggaggaggaggggaaGCATCGCGGATTTCATTCTCATTTTTCTTGTTTCTTCAGCGGTGGCTTCGGGGGTAGCTTGCTTGAGGTCGTTGGGAGGAGATCTGGGGATGCGCCGGTGTTAAAGACAGCGGGTCCACATGCTAGCTAATCTGACAGTGCACCCTGCTAACAAAAAATGAAATAGTCGAAAGAAAATTTTGTCTTTGGTTGagactttttttgttttttctatgATATGATGTGTAAAAACACTCTTTTTTTAGAATAAAACACTTCTCTTTCTATGGTGCACCTGTGCTCACTCTCCTATTTTTTACACACACAAAATACATATCTTTCCCTCGCAAAAAATATAAATACATATCTTGCCTTTTAGGATATTCGTTCACAAAAATAGGATTTTCTTCCTAAGTACAAACGTACACAAATCCAGACCAAGAATTGGTAAGGCAAAAGCAGATCAAACGTGGTCGTGTTAGTTTTTGATTGCTTTCGGAGGTAGCGAACCGCAGTTTTCTTATGTTTTAGCTCTTCAACTGATGGAAAGTTCAATATCCCCATCCCCTCCAAGTTCACTGGCGGAGGAGCCCAGTGGGCAAGGTGTGGCAGCCGCCACACCTTAATTTGGCACCaactttatatatatatatatatatatatatatatatatatatatatatatatgtatgtatgtaaaATGTTTGGG
Coding sequences within it:
- the LOC125514700 gene encoding uncharacterized protein LOC125514700, coding for MRMKSAMLPLLLLLAVAGPAAAKPTAYEALAAFDFPPGIIPKGVVSYTLDNATGDFTAHINSSSTCEFSIQGSYSLRYKPDISGRISVDRLTNLQGVTVKVLFFWLNIVEVTRSGDQLGFSVGIASADFGLDNFLESPTCGCGFDCNDLLLPRSTAGSSLRLRGAF